One Fusarium falciforme chromosome 1, complete sequence genomic window carries:
- a CDS encoding Chromatin modification-related protein EAF6 — translation MAERKAGNAVGSGAGQVTMSEYKKAQARVRDLVEKRRLLERRLTQVEDGIAQKETTYLDSTPSGNIITGFDNYMKGTSGAAAQRRKAGTMEQNRVFSRSSISYRPNNLEGIAPGSGGSTPASGVTPSSAAFRDGASNHPTPTSATAGKNANKSKKKTVDHEDSENDTAASKKRTNFGAQRR, via the exons ATGGCAGAAAGGAAGGCCGGAAACGCTGTTGGATCGGGGGCCGGACAAGTGACCATGTCCGAGTACAAGAAGGCGCAAGCCCGCGTGCGGGATCTTGTTGAGAAGCGCAGGCTTCTCGAGAGGCGCTTG ACGCAGGTTGAAGACGGCATCGCTCAGAAGGAGACCACCTACCTCGACAGCACACCGAGCGGCAACATCATCACGGGCTTCGACAATTATATGAAGGGGACCAGTGGCGCAGCGGCACAGCGACGCAAGGCCGGAACTATGGAGCAGAACCGAGTGTTTTCAAGATCATCCATCTCGTACCGACCGAACAACCTGGAAGGTATCGCTCCTGGATCAGGAGGTTCAACGCCGGCTTCAGGCGTGACACCCTCGTCAGCCGCGTTCCGGGACGGAGCCTCGAACCACCCGACACCAACATCGGCAACTGCTGGTAAGAACGCGAACaagtcgaagaagaagacggtggACCACGAGGATAGCGAGAACGACACAGCAGCGAGCAAGAAGCGGACAAACTTTGGAGCGCAGCGGAGGTAA
- a CDS encoding Homeobox domain-containing protein, which translates to MATSTNSPFVAATPDKHAVSAPNHHEPVVTPQSLPPLVDAAVPRPAPETEKHPKGKRKRTAAKDKMILEEAYSNNPKPDKQARLEIVQRVSLNEKEVQIWFQNRRQNDRRKSRPLSPQEVAALRYGAMHVISSDPITNTTPSKPEKTFPASDPASSRVTDPISASPRTLTQTPSMPRSHSDLVNSTPISSRHDSTPRLPDITPSRIDPALSQESHDGSLSSSMSSSQIGYLSNRWNNVGSSFSTPPAFGRGGDDSFRFEPFPPSSCTSEGSQPMSQPQSQSKVRLSLSLEGKAELVSNQGSPTRDLPPRPSSTTPSLPQVRQRSLQRSHSAIPAITLPPITTLTNSLPPRLMRGRSRDVHAWESCADAENRDELTAQAEHESNGSAIAAISLLRSSSGILQPSNAKRNAPMPKPHRSHQAKKAKLNRSGSSVARLETDPEETEKADREFGKVKVSMLVSPSGDSDKENWSPDEDGNPSDAYRRPLPPAPPKSQNPRRVGRALQEQKSPSLLANRANTAPARPRSIIKEGMEIFEDTLKRPAPREDEVDRFMRGSVSPSKRPDMDCVAGLLSLSQGAWR; encoded by the exons ATGGCCACTTCCACAAACTCCCCCTTCGTCGCCGCCACGCCCGACAAGCACGCTGTTTCGGCTCCCAACCACCATGAGCCCGTCGTCACGCCCCAGAGCCTTCCCCCTCTGGTCGATGCAGCAGTACCCCGGCCTGCACCAGAGACTGAGAAGCATCCCAAGGGAAAGCGAAAACGTACTGC GGCCAAAGACAAAATGATTCTCGAAGAGGCGTACAGCAACAACCCCAAGCCCGACAAGCAGGCGCGTCTGGAGATCGTCCAGCGCGTGTCATTAAATGAGAAAGAGGTTCAG ATCTGGTTCCAGAACCGAAGACAAAATGATAGAAGGAAATCTCGCCCTCTCTCGCCTCAAGAAGTTGCTGCCCTTCGATATGGGGCCATGCACGTCATCTCCTCCGACCCAATCACGAACACCACCCCGAGTAAACCTGAAAAGACCTTCCCAGCATCCGACCCCGCCAGTTCTCGAGTTACGGATCCCATCTCAGCCTCTCCCCGAACTCTTACCCAGACTCCTTCTATGCCGCGCTCCCACTCAGACCTTGTGAATAGCACCCCCATCTCTTCCCGCCACGACAGCACCCCTCGGCTCCCCGACATCACTCCAAGCCGCATTGATCCTGCCCTCTCCCAGGAATCCCATGATGGTTCCCTGTCCAGTTCCATGTCCAGTTCCCAAATCGGATATCTCTCCAACCGTTGGAACAACGTTGGTAGCTCCTTTTCCACCCCGCCCGCGTTCGGCCGTGGCGGTGATGACTCCTTCAG ATTTGAACCTTTCCCGCCATCTTCGTGCACATCCGAGGGCTCTCAGCCTATGAGCCAACCCCAGTCCCAGTCTAAAGTCCGCCTATCACTCTCCCTGGAGGGCAAGGCAGAGCTGGTTTCCAACCAAGGCTCTCCCACTCGTGATCTCCCTCCTCGACCATCTTCCACCACACCAAGCCTGCCACAGGTGCGGCAACGAAGCCTGCAACGCAGCCACAGCGCAATTCCAGCCATCACTCTTCCTCCCATCACAACTCTTACCAACTCCCTGCCTCCAAGGCTTATGCGAGGTCGGTCTCGTGACGTGCATGCTTGGGAGTCCTGTGCGGATGCTGAGAACCGTGACGAGCTGACAGCCCAGGCCGAGCACGAGTCGAATGGATCGGCCATAGCTGCTATCAGTCTTCTTCGATCGTCGAGCGGGATCCTTCAGCCGAGCAACGCTAAGCGCAATGCTCCCATGCCGAAGCCTCACCGATCCCACCAGGCaaagaaggccaagctgaACCGTAGCGGATCGAGCGTGGCGCGACTTGAAACGGACCCCGAGGAGACCGAGAAGGCCGACAGGGAGTTTGGCAAGGTGAAGGTCTCGATGCTGGTTTCACCTTCAGGGGACTCGGATAAGGAGAACTGGAGCCCGGATGAGGATGGTAACCCATCGGATGCCTATCGACGACCTCTGCCGCCTGCGCCTCCCAAGAGCCAGAACCCCCGTCGAGTCGGCCGAGCTCTTCAGGAACAGAAGAGCCCCAGCCTTTTGGCAAATCGGGCCAATACCGCGCCCGCTCGCCCTCGATCAATCATCAAGGAAGGCATGGAGATTTTCGAGGATACGCTTAAGCGGCCGGCACCCCGAGAAGACGAAGTGGATAGATTTATGCGAGGGTCAGTCAGCCCTAGCAAGAGGCCCGACATGGACTGCGTGGCCGGACTGCTCTCTCTGAGCCAGGGTGCCTGGCGATGA
- a CDS encoding Serine/threonine-protein phosphatase 2A activator, with protein sequence MTSQAPSQTAPAQGAAPSIPNLKDRLPKLEPRRRRQTPGNPTPIPETPALPAPPDTSIWTYKAPSRRILSRQDHEIFLSSPTYKLITGWVFGLAESVVDVPNSSVRDSDLSSPIKTILSILDEAEQLVAKSPPNEQGGSRFGNKAFRGFLDLAEKNSPAWHRQLGLENDAAIAELSTYFCQSFGNGNRIDYGSGHELNFMIWLLCLYQLGLLQKSDFKPLVLRVFVRYLAVMRIVQMTYYLEPAGSHGVWGLDDYQFLPFLFGASQLLHHPYITPRAIHQDLTLEEFGEEYMYLGQVSFVNSTKTVKGLRWHSPMLDDISSAKSWTKIDGGMRRMFVAEVLGKLPVMQHFLFGSLVPAADGMSEEDAAGFEEEEGEHDHSGHSHTGLAHDGTGWGDCCGIKVPSSLAAAQEMKKRGAGQALRRIPFD encoded by the coding sequence ATGACTTCGCAAGCTCCTTCTCAGACTGCGCCTGCTCAAGGCGCGGCACCTTCGATTCCAAACCTCAAAGATCGGCTACCCAAACTCGAACCCCGAAGGCGACGTCAAACGCCAGGGAATCCAACTCCCATCCCCGAGACGCCCGCCCTTCCCGCACCTCCCGACACGTCCATCTGGACCTACAAGGCGCCGTCACGGAGGATTTTGTCAAGACAAGACCATGAAATTTTCTTGTCCTCGCCGACATACAAGCTCATCACGGGTTGGGTCTTTGGTCTTGCAGAGTCTGTGGTCGACGTCCCCAACTCGTCCGTCCGCGACAGCGATCTGAGCAGCCCTATCAAGACCATTTTGAGCATTCTCGACGAGGCAGAGCAGCTGGTAGCCAAGTCGCCACCAAACGAGCAAGGCGGCTCACGTTTCGGAAACAAGGCGTTCCGTGGattccttgaccttgcggaGAAGAACAGCCCGGCCTGGCACCGACAGCTTGGCCTGGAGAACGACGCCGCCATCGCCGAACTCTCGACTTATTTCTGCCAATCTTTTGGCAACGGCAACCGTATCGACTATGGCTCTGGGCACGAGCTCAACTTTATGATATGGCTCCTTTGTCTTTACCAGCTCGGGCTGTTGCAGAAATCCGACTTCAAGCCCCTGGTCCTGCGTGTCTTTGTCCGCTATCTCGCTGTGATGCGTATTGTTCAGATGACCTACTACTTGGAACCGGCAGGATCTCATGGAGTCTGGGGACTCGACGATTATCAGTTCCTCCCATTTCTGTTTGGTGCGTCACAACTGCTGCACCACCCATACATCACCCCACGCGCCATCCACCAGGATCTCACTTTGGAGGAGTTTGGCGAGGAATACATGTACCTCGGCCAGGTCAGCTTTGTGAACAGTACAAAGACTGTCAAGGGCCTGCGGTGGCACAGCCCCATGCTTGACGACATCTCGTCGGCAAAGTCGTGGACAAAGATCGACGGAGGAATGCGTCGCATGTTTGTCGCCGAGGTACTAGGCAAGCTGCCCGTGATGCAGCATTTCCTCTTTGGGTCATTGGTGCCAGCGGCCGACGGCATGAGCGAGGAAGACGCGGCTGGctttgaagaggaggagggcgagcaTGATCATTCTGGTCACAGTCACACTGGCCTGGCACACGATGGAACGGGTTGGGGCGACTGCTGTGGTATCAAGGTTCCAAGCAGTCTCGCGGCCGCTcaggagatgaagaagagaggcgCAGGCCAAGCCTTGCGGAGAATTCCCTTCGATTAA
- a CDS encoding RNase-PH domain-containing protein, with product MAPSAEPTAELSHLPKADGSATFSYGGYAIVAAVNGPVEAQRRDENAFEALVDVIVRPAAGVGGTRERQLESILQAALRQLIPVRDYPRCVIQITLQVAETPENAYVNTKLSQSQLNLPIIPALLHSAILALLSAAVSLKAIGAATVLAIPEEDGKDIIVDPTAVEVDHAKSVHALGFTSHDELLLAESEGSFSPDEWAKVLQLGQRICCEHQQPGFDTSMTGNDLESKSMTQFIRSVMEAKVAEDLYWK from the exons aTGGCCCCCTCTGCTGAACCAACTGCAGAGCTATCGCATTTGCCCAAGGCCGATGGCTCTGCGACCTTTTCTTATGGAGGATACGCCATAGTGGCCGCTGTCAACGGCCCCGTTGAAGCTCAGCGGCGAGACGAGAATGCCTTTGAGGCTCTCGTGGATGTCATTGTCCGACCCGCTGCCGGTGTAGGAG GAACCCGTGAGAGGCAGCTCGAGTCAATCTTACAGGCCGCCCTTAGGCAGCTCATCCCTGTGAGAGACTATCCTCGCTGTGTGATTCAGATCACTCTTCAGGTCGCCGAGACGCCGGAGAACGCATATGTCAACACCAAGCTATCTCAGTCACAGCTA AACCTCCCAATCATTCCGGCACTTCTTCACTCGGCCATTCTAGCACTCCTAAGCGCCGCCGTCTCCCTCAAGGCTATCGGCGCAGCCACTGTCCTCGCCATCCCAGAGGAGGACGGCAAGGATATCATTGTTGACCCTACCGCGGTTGAGGTTGACCACGCCAAGTCGGTTCATGCCCTCGGCTTCACTTCACACGATGAGCTGCTTCTGGCCGAGAGCGAGGGTTCATTTTCCCCTGACGAGTGGGCCAAAGTACTCCAGCTTGGGCAGCGCATATGCTGCGAGCATCAACAACCCGGCTTCGATACAAGCATGACGGGCAACGACCTGGAGTCGAAGAGCATGACGCAGTTCATCCGATCCGTCATGGAGGCCAAGGTGGCAGAAGACCTGTACTGGAAGTGA
- a CDS encoding PWI domain-containing protein, producing the protein MATGVDARLLKSTKFPPEFSQKVDMQKVNLQVMKKWIAGKISDILGNEDDVVIELCFNLIEGPRYPDIKSLQIQLTGFLDKDTASFCKDLWRLLLSAQASPQGVPKELLEAKKLELIQEKIEADRAAESAKKRRDEWDRRDRELVGIPGKGDEATANLIIEEEEASEEEVGGLDLRVPASATRETPTVATVTSLVGGAAVAELDLVDEGPLLDRLQHLAHLDRTRAAVVRRAAPTDLTVGDDPHHPEDGETGERDHDHPEATPTEAEQTVGTREGVELLHLALHPRSDVRLLQSEDDTLLQEADRRSRSRGRSPSYSRSRSRSSSAANDRRSKGKGRRDKSSDMEDDRRRQRRPSPERRGQRQAKRRESPSGRRRNSSSASSRSRARDKLADVSEDESRAPPTKPEAEPAAST; encoded by the exons ATGGCTACCGGAGTGGATGCGCGGCTTTTGAAGTCGACCAAGTTCCCGCCCGAGTTTAGCCAGAAGGTTGATATGCAAAAGGTCAATCTCCAGGTCATGAAGAA ATGGATCGCGGGCAAGATATCCGATATCCTTGGGAACGAAGACGACGTAGTGATTGAGCTTTGCTTTAATCTGATCGAAGGCCCGCGATAC CCAGACATCAAGTCACTCCAGATCCAACTCACGGGCTTCCTCGATAAAGATACTGCGTCTTTCTGTAAAGACCTATGGAGATTACTGTTGAGCGCCCAGGCCAGTCCTCAAGGCGTGCCTAAGGAGCTCCTCGAAGCTAAAAAGCTGGAGCTCATCCAGGAAAAG ATTGAAGCCGATCGTGCCGCAGAGAGCGCCAAGAAGAGGCGAGATGAGTGGGATCGCCGTGATCGCGAA CTCGTGGGGATACCTGGCAAGGGCGACGAGGCGACCGCGAATTTGATaatcgaggaagaggaggcttcAGAAGAGGAGGTGGGAGGTCTCGATCTCCGGGTCCCCGCTTCCGCGACTCGAGAGACTCCTACGGTCGCGACAGTTACGTCCCTCGTGGGAGGCGCGGCGGTGGCAGAGCTGGACCTGGTCGACGAAGGTCCCCTGCTCGATCGCCTTCAGCATCTGGCTCATCTCGATCGAACTCGCGCGGCCGTAGTGCGTCGCGCAGCACCAACAGATCTGACAGTCGGCGACGACCCTCATCACCCGGAAGACGGAGAGACGGGCGAAAGAGATCACGATCACCCGGAGGCGACACCTACCGAGGCCGAGCAAACCGTCGGAACGAGGGAGGGCGTAGAGCTGCTGCATCTCGCTCTGCATCCTCGGAGCGACGTTCGCCTTCTCCAAAGCGAAGACGATactcttcttcaagaagccGATCG CCGAAGTCGGAGCCGAGGTCGCAGTCCCAGTtacagccgcagccgcagccgttCCAGCAGTGCGGCAAACGACCGAAGGTCAAAAGGCAAGGGTCGAAGAGACAAGTCTTCAGACATGGAGGATGATCGACGCCGGCAAAGGCGACCCAGCCCTGAGCGGCGTGGCCAACGTCAAGCAAAGAGACGGGAATCGCCCAGCGGTCGACGACGCAATAgttcttcagcttcttcacGCTCAAGGGCCAGAGACAAGTTAGCTGATGTTTCTGAAGATGAATCTCGTGCCCCACCAACCAAGCCCGAGGCAGAACCAGCGGCATCTACTTGA
- a CDS encoding GTP-binding nuclear protein: MAEQQTPTFKLVLVGDGGTGKTTFVKRHLTGEFEKKYMATLGVEVHPLGFTTNFGQIQFDVWDTAGQEKFGGLRDGYYINGQCGIIMFDVTSRITYKNVPNWHRDLVRVCENIPIVLCGNKVDVKERKVKAKTITFHRKKNLQYYDISAKSNYNFEKPFLWLARKLVGNPQLEFVAAPALAPPTAQVDEKLLEEYRKEMDEAAAMPLPGELSDDDL, encoded by the exons ATGGCTGAGCAGCAGACCCCCACCTTCAAGCTCGTGCTTGTCGGCGATGGTGGTACCGGAAAG ACCACCTTCGTCAAGCGCCACTTGACTGGTGAATTCGAGAAGAAGTACATGGCCACCCTCGGTGTCGAGGTTCACCCTCTGGGCTTCACCACC AACTTCGGTCAGATCCAGTTCGACGTTTGGGATACCGCCGGTCAGGAGAAGTTCGGTGGTCTCCGTGATGGTTACTACATCAACGGCCAGTGCGGTATCATCATGTTCGATGTCACCTCCCGCATTACCTACAAGAACGTCCCCAACTGGCACC GCGATCTCGTCCGTGTCTGCGAGAACATCCCCATCGTTCTCTGCGGTAACAAGGTCGATGTGAAGGAGCgaaaggtcaaggccaagaccatcaccttCCACCGAAAGAAGAACCTCCAGTACTACGACATTTCCGCCAAGTCCAACTACAACTTCGAGAAGCCCTTCCTCTGGCTCGCTCGCAAGCTTGTCGGCAACCCTCAGCTT GAGTTCGTTGCTGCTCCCGCCCTTGCTCCCCCCACTGCTCAGGTCGACGAGAAGCTCCTGGAGGAGTACCGCAAGGAGATGGACGAGGCCGCCGCCATGCCTCTGCCTGGCGAGCTTTCCGACGATGATCTGTAA
- a CDS encoding BTP domain-containing protein, which produces MTTPPSLFHALLRPSILQILRSTGYHSTRPAVLDSLTDLAARYLSLLCQSTADHAAHNQGDSADFTVVDIRMALQDAGALMPERLPAEELFHDKEDLRGLEEFIAWFAGQRMKEMMDVGSGDGEMDATDYLNALKKKHSKTGEDAKYHGTILGRGHDAGEVQVEGGPDTSISEWISKRTASASLSPEPEQPPQHNQKAVQQNGHASDDESGLSSVGDRLDHEMDLS; this is translated from the exons ATGACGACGCCTCCTTCCCTCTTCCACGCGCTCCTCCGCCCCTCCATACTTCAGATCCTCCGCTCGACGGGCTACCACTCGACGCGCCCGGCCGTGCTCGACTCACTGACGGACCTCGCCGCCCGATACCTCTCGCTGCTCTGCCAGAGCACAGCCGATCACGCGGCGCACAATCAGGGCGACAGTGCGGATTTCACTGTCGTCGACATCCGCATGGCCCTACAGGACGCGGGCGCCCTCATGCCTGAGCGACTGCCCGCCGAGGAGCTGTTCCACGACAAGGAGGACCTGCGCGGCCTCGAAGAGTTCATCGCCTGGTTTGCGGGACAGCGCatgaaggagatgatggatgttgGCAGCGGAGACGGCGAGATGGATGCGACTGATTACCTCAATG CTCTTAAGAAGAAGCACAGCAAGACGGGCGAAGACGCCAAGTACCACGGGACAATCCTAGGCAGGGGACACGATGCAGGAGAGGTACAAGTCGAAGGAGGACCAGACACGAGCATCTCGGAATGGATCTCCAAACGCACAGCATCTGCCTCACTCAGCCCCGAGCCTGAGCAGCCGCCGCAGCATAACCAGAAGGCGGTTCAGCAAAACGGCCAtgccagcgacgacgagtcgGGCCTGAGCTCTGTGGGAGACCGGCTGGATCACGAGATGGACTTGTCATAG
- a CDS encoding Phenylalanine--tRNA ligase: MCSGGWCSTGPNNFCRDSDEQRRRRRGANSSQIHQTQRQVPIMTTSSSAPAGDLTSQILQALSAQSPLLSAEAFPSIAFQDIKAALDRLASRSMITYETIDREEAALEPEAEKIAEHGSHEARVFEALRSAVEGLTIQELEQAIGDKTVTKVGQGKAFKEKWISKSKDGKLVATAESIEDVTRAQLLQIKETRTHEPKILTDLRKRKLIKMQKVISFKMAQGPKFALEIQKEETDLTADMIMSGSWKTANFKPYNFKALGADQNAGALHPLNKVRHEFRQIFFEMGFEEMPTNKFVETGFWNFDALFVPQQHPARDLQDTFYISDPKVGDRPRTEQEGQNTEEYWENIKEVHQDGKFGSIGYRYPWSADESTRLVLRTHTTAISTAMLYKLAAQKGPDGRPPPARYFSIDRVFRNETVDATHLAEFHQVEGVIADYGLTLGGLMEFMEVFFAKMGITNLKFKPAYNPYTEPSMEIFSYHEGLGKLVEIGNSGMFRPEMLEPMGLPKDMRVFGWGLSLERPTMIKYKISNIRELLGHKVDLNFIERNPAVRLEKE; this comes from the exons ATGTGCAGTGGTGGGTGGTGCAGCACCGGCCCAAATAATTTCTGCCGTGACTCAGACgaacaacgacgacgacgaagaggagcAAACTCGTCTCAGATTCACCAGACACAGAGACAAGTGCCCATCATGACAACCTCAAGCTCTGCCCCCGCGGGGGACCTCACTTCCCAGATCCTCCAGGCCCTCTCGGCCCAGAGTCCCCTCCTCTCCGCTGAGGCCTTCCCCTCCATCGCCTTCCAGGACATCAAGGCCGCCCTCGATCGTCTGGCCTCGCGGTCCATGATCACCTACGAGACAATTGACCGAGAAGAGGCTGCCCTGGAGCCTGAGGCCGAGAAGATTGCCGAGCATGGCAGCCACGAGGCGCGTGTCTTCGAGGCTCTGCGCAGCGCTGTTGAGGGTTTGACCATTcaggagctggagcaggCGATTGGCGACAAGACTGTCACCAAGGTCGGCCAGGGCAAGGCCTTTAAGGAGAAGTGGATTAGCAAGAGCAAGGATGGAAAGCTTGTGGCTACT GCCGAGTCGATCGAGGATGTCACCCGAGCCCAGCTCCTGCAGATCAAGGAGACCCGAACCCACGAGCCCAAGATCTTGACCGACCTGCGAAAGCGAAAACTGATCAAGATGCAAAAGGTCATCAGCTTCAAGATGGCCCAGGGCCCCAAGTTCGCCCTCGAGATCCAGAAGGAGGAGACAGACCTGACAGCCGACATGATCATGTCGGGCTCGTGGAAGACGGCCAACTTCAAGCCCTACAACTTCAAGGCCCTGGGAGCTGACCAGAACGCCGGCGCTCTCCACCCCCTCAACAAGGTGCGACACGAGTTCAGACAAATCTTCTTCGAGATGGGCTTCGAGGAGATGCCCACCAACAAGTTCGTCGAGACCGGATTCTGGAACTTTGACGCCCTCTTCGTGCCTCAACAGCACCCTGCCCGTGATCTGCAGGACACCTTCTACATCTCGGACCCCAAGGTGGGCGATAGACCGCGGACAGAACAGGAGGGACAGAACACAGAGGAGTACTGGGAGAACATCAAGGAGGTGCACCAGGACGGCAAGTTTGGATCGATCGGCTACAGATACCCCTGGTCGGCCGACGAGTCGACAAGACTGGTCCTTCGAACACACACCACTGCCATTTCAACGGCGATGCTGTACAAGCTGGCAGCGCAGAAGGGTCCCGATGGACGACCACCCCCTGCCCGATACTTCTCCATCGACAGGGTGTTCCGCAACGAGACTGTGGATGCGACTCACTTGGCCGAGTTCCACCAGGTGGAGGGTGTCATTGCCGACTACGGACTGACCCTGGGAGGTCTGATGGAGTTCATGGAGGTCTTCTTCGCCAAGATgggcatcaccaacctcaagTTCAAGCCTGCGTACAACCCCTACACCGAGCCTAGCATGGAGATCTTCAGCTACCACGAGGGTCTGGGCAAGCTGGTGGAGATTGGCAACAGTGGCATGTTCCGACCGGAGATGCTGGAGCCCATGGGTCTGCCCAAGGACATGCGGGTGTTTGGCTGGGGTCTGAGCTTGGAGCGGCCGACCATGATCAAGTACAAGATCTCCAACATCCGAGAGCTGCTGGGCCACAAGGTGGATCTCAACTTTATCGAGAGGAACCCGGCGGTGAGATTAGAGAAGGAGTAG
- a CDS encoding DUF1746 domain-containing protein, translating into MSHDASPSSTARTDAPPVEPLPASSANRVTRDLLSPEQPRSRSRAQSHSQRRKKKKSRKRRNPGLARKLEFITHLLKSLDTLVFAELSALYYMECSMFRFILRSVGQYMYLTPKDESFPFLTPASRIHVVLVVIPNLICMLLHLFASLPTGPDYHRGYMHGGLVIDFIGQKPPTSRIYYLLADFAILVIQCLMLTVHTERERLRLTLKTFRPLIPDVAQEMGPTLEDLDAEERGVSRDMPGSLPPNETEDIELQPLRPINEAEEGSSQSGEPEPPARESPADEPTRTYLSDVLSSGNAVIGEYHVLHSLRNAAMDLERTAAHSLRTISYGATMAAIEARRRGVTVPARQGQTDRRQ; encoded by the exons ATGAGCCATGATGCCTCGCCGAGCTCTACGGCGCGAACCGATGCTCCTCCCGTCGAGCCTCTCCCCGCGTCCTCTGCCAACCGTGTCACCCGGGATCTGCTATCGCCTGAGCAGCCCAGGTCCCGGTCGCGCGCCCAGTCGCACTCGCAGCgccgcaagaagaagaagagcaggaAGCGGCGCAATCCCGGCCTAGCGAGAAAGTTGGAATTCATTACACATTTGCTCAAGAGCCTTGATACCCTGGTGTTTGCGGAGTTAAGCGCGCTGTATTATATGGA ATGCTCCATGTTTCGATTTATCCTACGATCTGTCGGCCAGTACATGTATTTGACACCTAAGGATGAGTCATTTCCCTTCCTCACGCCCGCCAGTCGCATACATGTCGTGTTAGTCGTCATTCCCAACCTCATCTGCATGCTCCTCCATCTATTTGCTTCACTCCCGACTGGACCAGACTACCATCGAGGCTACATGCACGGCGGCTTAGTCATTGACTTTATAGGTCAGAAGCCGCCAACATCGCGGATTTACTATCTCCTTGCCGATTTTGCGATCTTGGTCATCCAATGTCTGATGCTGACGGTACATACGGAACGGGAAAGGCTTCGCCTGACCCTCAAAACATTCCGCCCTCTAATACCAGACGTCGCCCAGGAGATGGGCCCCACTCTAGAAGACCTAGATGCAGAAGAGCGTGGCGTATCTCGGGACATGCCTGGCTCGTTACCACCGAATGAGACAGAAGACATCGAATTGCAACCGCTTAGGCCTATCaatgaagcagaagaaggcagCTCGCAGTCGGGAGAACCAGAGCCGCCTGCAAGAGAGTCGCCAGCGGACGAGCCGACAAGGACTTATCTGTCGGACGTGCTAAGCTCTGGAAATGCAGTCATTGGCGAGTATCACGTCCTGCATTCTCTTCGCAATGCGGCGATGGATCTCGAGAGGACGGCAGCACACTCCTTACGCACCATCAGCTATGGGGCGACTATGGCAGCCATTGAAGCCCGCAGGCGGGGTGTCACCGTACCAGCTCGCCAGGGGCAGACTGATAGACGGCAATGA